One Psychrobacillus glaciei genomic region harbors:
- a CDS encoding insertion element protein, whose amino-acid sequence MFAKLLVNKTSINRTCEILGIGKGTYYQKLEWLYRCCLEFLETREAKPFAEKHFGEMWVTTDKLHYVLNNVLKKGRGANRGKLIEDKLLPTYIVASADKKSRYVFRSDICFDWEKRLDDIEKETKLYKDDHLNCFSRKNDHFGVYGAAPMKPTTNDTQTMTEYANESITFNLRKHYVDGLHVNQTYTSMAHFWLIKNSLSVEKWRFVSDDDSSLKLTISRIFKDEIKSKDAHHFLCLTDKSLTRKQAKDEFRESINLLRSWAKTKSLKYDNLKQLALWSMEDILDFHEFHTKHIAPNGEIYFTQDKNRMKHPIPTSDRGHRQLDVLTDTWYLTNFQLAYLLEQVNDNAINGFFQMVRRRLSILERPLVTARGDGKSYIYSNFNPKYSQMAITILRTYYNFCIPLKTEGKEETPAQRLGIAKKVYSWEDIIYKR is encoded by the coding sequence ATGTTCGCTAAGTTACTGGTCAACAAAACTTCGATAAACCGAACCTGTGAAATTCTTGGTATCGGAAAAGGAACTTATTATCAAAAATTGGAGTGGTTATACCGCTGCTGTTTGGAATTCCTAGAAACAAGAGAAGCTAAACCATTTGCTGAAAAGCATTTTGGTGAAATGTGGGTCACAACAGACAAACTCCATTACGTGTTGAATAACGTATTGAAGAAAGGTCGTGGTGCAAATCGGGGGAAATTGATTGAAGACAAGCTGTTACCAACTTATATAGTCGCTTCTGCCGATAAGAAATCACGATATGTATTTCGTTCAGACATTTGTTTTGATTGGGAAAAAAGATTGGATGATATTGAAAAAGAAACAAAACTTTATAAAGACGATCATTTAAACTGCTTTTCTCGAAAAAATGATCACTTTGGAGTATATGGTGCAGCCCCAATGAAACCGACAACAAACGATACACAAACGATGACCGAGTATGCGAATGAATCCATCACATTCAATTTAAGGAAGCATTATGTAGATGGACTACACGTTAACCAAACCTATACTTCAATGGCACATTTCTGGTTAATCAAAAATTCCTTGTCGGTGGAGAAATGGCGATTTGTAAGCGACGATGACTCATCATTAAAATTAACCATCTCTCGTATCTTTAAAGATGAAATCAAATCAAAGGATGCTCACCATTTTCTCTGCTTGACGGACAAGAGTTTAACTCGCAAACAGGCGAAAGATGAATTTAGAGAATCAATAAATTTGTTAAGATCGTGGGCAAAAACAAAATCACTTAAATACGATAATTTGAAACAGCTTGCATTATGGTCAATGGAAGATATATTGGATTTTCATGAGTTTCATACCAAGCACATAGCCCCAAACGGAGAAATTTATTTCACGCAGGATAAAAACAGAATGAAGCACCCAATACCAACAAGTGACCGTGGTCACAGGCAATTGGATGTTTTAACTGACACTTGGTATCTAACAAATTTTCAACTTGCCTACCTATTAGAACAAGTCAATGACAATGCAATTAACGGTTTTTTTCAGATGGTGAGACGAAGGTTATCTATTTTGGAAAGACCGCTTGTGACGGCTCGTGGAGACGGGAAAAGCTATATTTATTCCAATTTCAACCCGAAGTATTCACAGATGGCTATTACTATTCTTCGCACCTATTATAATTTCTGTATACCGCTTAAGACAGAAGGAAAAGAAGAAACTCCTGCACAACGTTTAGGCATAGCTAAAAAAGTTTATTCTTGGGAAGACATTATTTATAAACGATAA